A single window of Macrobrachium nipponense isolate FS-2020 chromosome 31, ASM1510439v2, whole genome shotgun sequence DNA harbors:
- the LOC135206442 gene encoding pupal cuticle protein 27-like, with protein sequence MKLVTIVTTLALAAAIPQRGYVIPDSASRLAPASVSGRVTAVGGNAPPVGVLRDHRLQDDRGRYSVEFEAENGVAFAQAGSPEGVNGAVMKVGRYSYTAPDGTLVEVKYVADENGFQPQSDLLPVAPEFLHPIPQFVLDQIAFAAQEDAVRAREEAASFRSSERHNNPPIFDFRGSASSPVLSRSYGLP encoded by the exons ATGAAGCTT GTAACCATCGTCACTACCTTAGCTTTGGCGGCAGCAATTCCTCAGCGAGGCTACGTCATTCCTGACTCCGCCTCGCGCCTTGCACCTGCTTCTGTGTCTGGTAGGGTGACAGCTGTCGGGGGAAATGCACCTCCAGTGGGTGTCTTGAGAGATCACCGCCTGCAGGACGATCGAGGTCGATACAGCGTCGAGTTTGAAGCCGAAAACGGCGTTGCTTTCGCCCAAGCTGGATCTCCTGAAGGCGTCAATGGAGCTGTCATGAAGGTCGGACGATATTC ATACACCGCTCCCGACGGCACTTTAGTCGAAGTCAAGTACGTTGCTGACGAGAACGGCTTCCAGCCCCAGTCCGACCTCCTGCCGGTGGCTCCCGAATTCCTCCACCCAATCCCCCAGTTCGTCCTGGACCAGATCGCCTTCGCAGCTCAAGAGGATGCTGTTCGAGCTCGGGAGGAGGCTGCTAGCTTCCGGTCCTCAGAGAGACATAATAATCCGCCAATCTTCGATTTCAGGGGCTCAGCGTCGTCTCCCGTCCTATCTCGCTCATATGGTCTGCCGTAG